The Glycine soja cultivar W05 chromosome 6, ASM419377v2, whole genome shotgun sequence genome has a window encoding:
- the LOC114416350 gene encoding probable galactinol--sucrose galactosyltransferase 2, whose protein sequence is MPREPTFQTLHIASVAFNSLLLLGESKHETAESHAAARSIGGCAVYVSDKPGNHDFKILKKLVLPDGSVLRARYAGHPTRDCLFEDPVMDGKSLLKICNLNVLTGVVGVFNCQGAGSWSLKSLEAAPSCITISGKVRPLDVEFLEEAAGENWNGDCIVYAFKAGLLSKVSCRGKLEVSLETLQCEIYTVSPIRVFGHDVQFAPIGLLDMYNSGGAIEALDCTMDVAQCVVKIKGRGCGRFGAYSNVRPKSCVVDMKEEEFSYIPEDGLLTITLGCEGNSRDMEFVY, encoded by the exons ATGCCAAGAGAACCAACATTTCAAACCTTACACATCGCCTCTGTCGCATTTAACAGTCTTCTTCTTCTGGGAGAG AGCAAGCACGAGACAGCCGAGTCCCATGCTGCAGCAAGATCAATAGGTGGTTGTGCAGTATATGTTAG TGACAAGCCTggaaatcatgattttaaaatCCTGAAGAAGCTAGTGCTGCCTGATGGATCAGTCTTGAGAGCAAGATATGCCGGCCACCCTACTCGAGATTGTTTATTTGAAGATCCTGTAATGGATGGTAAAAG TCTGCtgaaaatttgtaatttaaatgtTCTGACTGGGGTGGTAGGCGTCTTCAATTGCCAAGGAGCAGGAAGCTGGTCACTGAAATCATTGGAAGCCGCACCCTCGTGCATAACCATCTCAGGGAAAGTAAGACCCCTTGATGTTGAATTTCTTGAAGAGGCTGCAGGTGAAAATTGGAATGGAGACTGCATAGTATATGCCTTCAAGGCAG GCTTGCTTTCCAAGGTGTCTTGCAGAGGAAAACTTGAAGTATCCCTGGAAACTCTCCAATGTGAAATATATACAGTATCTCCAATAAGG GTGTTTGGTCATGATGTGCAATTTGCACCAATAGGATTGCTTGACATGTACAATTCAGGAGGAGCAATAGAAGCCTTGGACTGCACCATGGATGTTGCACAGTGCGTAGTAAAAATCAAAGGCAGAGGATGTGGCCGTTTTGGAGCCTACTCCAACGTTAGACCGAAAAGTTGTGTAGTGGACATGAAGGAGGAGGAGTTCTCCTACATCCCTGAAGATGGATTATTGACTATTACACTTGGTTGTGAAGGCAATTCAAGGGACATGGAATTTGTATACTGA
- the LOC114415850 gene encoding probable galactinol--sucrose galactosyltransferase 2, translating to MTITAAPTVKDRCLEVRGKVILTHVTGNIVVSPVVGTESAFLGATSTVSSSRHVFDLGILQCSNGNSIAAPEEREESALEDEFSSDSEEPTTENTCYILLLPVLDGQFRTTLQGTQSNELQLCIERDAYVQASQSLEAAFVNSGDNPFELIGDSIKILEKHKGTFCHLENKRIPAHLDWFGWSTWDAFYTEVSPQGIKEGLQSFLNEGCSPKFIIIDDGWQETLNTFRKEGESVIEGTQFATRLIDIKENKKFTNAGSENSCNNLHDFVDSIKQNMNVKYVYMWHTLTGYWGGVLPSSDALKKYNPKILYPIQSPGTTGNLRDVAMDSLEKYGVGIIDPEKLYDFYNDSHSYLASCGVDGVKVDVQI from the exons ATGACGATCACCGCGGCGCCGACGGTGAAGGACAGGTGCCTTGAGGTGAGGGGCAAGGTGATTTTGACCCATGTCACCGGAAACATTGTTGTTTCTCCGGTGGTTGGAACAGAGTCTGCTTTCTTGGGTGCAACTTCAACCGTTTCAAGTTCACGTCATGTTTTTGATCTTGGAATACTCCA ATGTTCCAATGGAAACTCAATTGCTGCTCCTGAAGAAAGAGAAGAGTCTGCGCTTGAGGATGAGTTTTCTTCTGACTCTGAAGAGCCAACTACAGAGAACACTTGCTACATTCTCCTTTTGCCTGTTTTGGATGGACAGTTTCGCACAACTTTGCAGGGAACTCAATCAAATGAGCTCCAGCTCTGCATTGAAA GAGATGCTTATGTTCAAGCTTCCCAATCACTAGAAGCAGCATTTGTGAATTCAGGGGACAATCCATTTGAGTTGATCGGGGACTCTATCAA AATATTGGAGAAACACAAAGGGACTTTCTGTCATCTTGAAAACAAGAGGATTCCTGCACATCTTGACTGGTTTGGATGGAGCACTTGGGATGCTTTTTACACTGAAGTGAGTCcacaaggaataaaagagggccTTCAGAG TTTCTTAAATGAAGGTTGTTCGCCAAAGTTCATCATCATTGATGATGGATGGCAAGAGACCCTCAACACGTTTCGCAAAGAAGGTGAATCAGTGATTGAGGGAACCCA GTTTGCAACCAGACTGATAGacattaaagaaaacaaaaagttcACCAATGCAGGCTCCGAAAATTCTTGTAACAATCTCCACGATTTTGTTGATTCCATCAAACAGAATATGAATGTAAA ATACGTTTACATGTGGCATACTTTAACTGGTTACTGGGGAGGTGTACTCCCATCATCAGAtgcattgaaaaaatataatccaAAGATTTTATATCCAATTCAGTCACCTGGAACCACAGGGAACCTTAGAGATGTAGCCATGGACAGCTTGGAAAAATATGGAGTGGGAATCATTGACCCAGAAAAACTATATGACTTTTACAATGATTCCCACAGTTACCTTGCAAGCTGTGGTGTAGATGGAGTCAAAGTAGATGTCCAAATTTGA